GGAGACGGATCAGAGTTTTTGAAGGGTCGATATTTGCAGGTGGTATGGGTGCTACCAATACTCTTCAAACAAACCTATGCACTGGGTGCCCAACAAACTTTGTTCGTTGGGATGAAAAGCGATGGGTGGGACGTTCGAGCGAAGCTCGAATCTGGTGGGAGGCGAGGGCTTTAGCCTTCGCTTTATCGGGCTTGTATAAATTGGGCTTTAGCCCTGGGCTGTTTGTTCAGTTGAGAAGAAAGCCCAGGGCTAAAGCCCAATTTTTCAGAGACTCTAAATCAGCGGGCTGAAGCCCGCTGCTCCCACCCATAAAGCCCGCTGCTCTTACTCATTACCTTCGCAAAATATTCCTACGCAGCCCGTCTCCGCTTCCCGGAAATCGCTTCACAGCTCTCGGCGCAGTGCTCGCACACATCCGCGCAGCGTTGCATGAACTCTCCATCAGCGGCCAGTTCGCGGCAGCTTTCGCTGCAACGGCGGCAGATCTCGGCGCACAGACCGCACAGCTCTGATCCAAACTCTGAGCTGCGGCTCATGAAGCCTGCAGCCAGATCGCAGATCTCGGCACAGTCGTGCATCGTGGTCAGGTGTCCGGGGTCGGCGTGTTTGCCGCCCATCTCCAGACACATGGCAGAGGTCTCGGTACAGACCTGGTAGCACTGGAGACAGTCCTCGATACATTGGCGAACGTTCTGTGGGATGGTCATGGAATTCACCTCAAATAACTCCGCTGGGTGCGGTGCTGGCTGCGATGCCCCATGTCCATGAGGGCGTTGCCAGATGAATTCCGATTCATCGTTTTGTTATCCCGCACGAACGAAAGAAGCCCGAAACCTGGGGCGTTGCCCCAGGCTGATATAGAACGCGCCTTCAGCGCTTTGATCGATGGCTGCCCTTTGTTTGTCATTTCGCAGTGACCGGAGGGAACGGAGAAATCTGCTTTTCTACCGATAACTGCAACGATGAGTTCAAT
This genomic window from Terriglobus albidus contains:
- a CDS encoding four-helix bundle copper-binding protein, whose product is MTIPQNVRQCIEDCLQCYQVCTETSAMCLEMGGKHADPGHLTTMHDCAEICDLAAGFMSRSSEFGSELCGLCAEICRRCSESCRELAADGEFMQRCADVCEHCAESCEAISGKRRRAA